Proteins encoded by one window of Venturia canescens isolate UGA chromosome 2, ASM1945775v1, whole genome shotgun sequence:
- the LOC122406798 gene encoding uncharacterized protein isoform X1: protein MPRKEKTNAKTWERDRRNRMNTYFKTLSDLLPPQQEGRKRNKVDILIHASKYIKELNNRTDELFGAHAGEAHKEELTRLKKLVTQLFSRTQLLSALLRDAGITVPAEPALEKISPLKWSNKINVEESEKYVDRLPERKKPDKRKSKQTGYKVPSKQKIVALVNDAPKKVSDIKETLELGLIEDRENHVNSSINENCETHDAGAGASNETPNSSAGRNITAPSQNYVCPQLEGTVPKPGKRIRKMESRKKVKRKGKMIDPKLKKKKIHATSSQSQSIANLLPGTLIWSAGKIVPLVTPITSLTPNILVSAQAQSSNPIILGNAQQNQMIVMQSLTNRVQNSVLPVRNETLMKAVQKVTLNGVSGVQTSLGVNSRDWSMKNIVEASKVAGRKVILPKGKEITTTTMTYKVPIPAIHREPALTKLIENSDNPGSRKTKKTVKGKKVQKVRENLDPEIKEVHNQNTSLNEAGSSQEDIAKLPEASSPATTGNSVINENKRKTTEEASSLESPQLKIPKITNSPENSKSTEGVTIVCEKVCKNADEFSEKTKKNVEDRISEDLKKPQSSLNKSLENQENPELPETEIQNISQPETSDTSNKNSAETESVSKISEDPTLGCGPYDPKVSNGWSTKSDEKIPKETETAKPAAEIGRASKRCADMEAPETTELPEVNKTAIVEIAVVPEKEKEECDLGTRFDNLLRATADAEPKVDENSIVESTKIILNLDTNTTTTMKPEVCGASIEALSTSVSTSVLTNAEEEGIVEEARMNDNRGKEDALKSLSYNSVNSFVPIGNNRADGLHSDLSNDLFASLQVPSSSHNPESISPTAAFLMAFPLVSSLNGKTEVLEEEMKEDLKYHSQTPPMLLQIGAIEPNSFKVKNDSPPTSTIPVDKSIQEPIKTNNRSNEVPKTLPKIVTNETLKEPLYKVVQYPEPTLVASENFVTLPSVVRPSESVSTTNAEIQSTTIGENSRAVTNPMAPDSTLASQPSGKCGNSVRKCDNETDNVPLVSKYEETNPNRTIVSSNCTSDSSKYESNARYPTIPDYVPIYTNFTSSSQQQSRPNYGTLKTATMNTAEIATTISGLDTAMSYPSIMRSQAVQSAYVAHTTGKEVVQSMYANRRKEPVVNPTEPITSYVAFPSVSQSLQHDYLPRSKETYQSYDIHGKDNRGFQGYPEGTTKSSTIQETGGSQQDRTYVTSRANENVKVKETLNVFQSYPSAVSQSTKETTSHRGNAENSSRLTSRDVAQREETLTRLNNGKIDNFLQTSSYLTFPKDPKSNSVIGDAMFQQAKRHESQNYVPYSKETKKAIYDNSSNSALPQTTKSQLLANSTIPRYGSNQLNSEQQQTCVATSNYVQSTSVSDNAMKSTTTVAHNSSNFSILSWTTFSPLGGASVNNANGNNSSNPSHVHYETGSDHVEQAEAKTSCENYSYASVHKESYGNMLPSEGFSGESSLIDKSREKLMSESLKPQIFEDSSKAKVSQAIVTEHKIVRSHNQNGNTTTDYKYVGETKNKQNKYPMGSAYTQTEFPSLEQQPSAKGAQPVVGGKLEKSNYPMPTYDSQTNFDISETNVAIKCNSEIYNSSNYKYMDEKDTNLQLKYQPHAQSQATILHHDAATYNGVKHLSQQQQHSQQQQQQQQQQQQQQQQPISKQSKTIEQQLQQQQQQQQQQQQQHQQQQQQPARPPVNWMMTPEIKHSTNIADLILPPIGKELEFCQNNIFTQATSYNQTPPNHQFYNNYEATVTAPHGFPNISTLQTDPRRIPDGGFYPEEQAFSWSPTKNTQIEHNAMQKSIDQHVVVPSTLPTLVGDLALGTNISEKQSFLFGQMAPRNKDIAQAPPVSKDKDHVVRDYQTMINTQNPQQSVQGTSFLSVSQLVEHEKAEKSNQQHNHHSHNHNHHQHHHQHQQHQHNQQQPSVPTNHQPHTRKQRKNTNGSPRTTGKRQIDARKTTASANVVDQLHPQTTAEEQKLSTSHTFPEQTYHQHHQQQQQHQNNSQQNQKFQQNDVHWRNRQCKSNYTAEALIGGNTSVQDNNNPEKQMQASTIKSFASEYPQNKYPAGIGTTEMIMPTINYLPNPSDDPNAYGQSVNQNFNPSSYAYSPNTNIYPTTNFITSISNTPTSYMMPLHDNPSDFIEANSFLLPNVTSTTKTTLNLSSTTVSTVTSSRLATSSSLSAPTNSKSQQQHYSTTSSLVKNQNCEKRNSYTTTATKKSKRKTDNASMHNLEFPISSVASQIDDYHSHPHHHHHHHHHSHPSSFLTPPHANSLYQNHSHPSSVGLMTNSNRIPRATTLSNNPPLGHHHPSGTSLTNFNLSTIFPEINDKVSGYKPPNVIPSGLSQASNHPTVTYPQRGNYAVNNTLGHIPQETTQFTSDLPTAPPPGVLHYKNT from the exons ATGCCCCGTAAAGAAAAGAC aaaTGCCAAAACATGGGAACGAGACAGACGAAATCGTATGAACACATACTTCAAAACCCTGTCAGATCTTTTACCGCCTCAACAGGAAGGACGCAAAAGAAACAAAGTCGACATACTTATCCATGCTTCCAAGTATATAAAAGAATTAAACAATCGAACCGACGAATTGTTCGGCGCTCATGCCGGAGAAGCTCACA AGGAAGAACTGAcccgtttgaaaaaattggtcacTCAATTATTCTCACGAACTCAACTCCTTTCTGCTCTGCTACGAGATGCTGGTATAACGGTTCCTGCTGAACCGGCATTGGAAAAAATCTCTCCTCTCAAATGGtcaaacaaaataaatgtcgaagagagcgagaaataTGTTGACAGATTGCCGGAGCGTAAAAAACCTGACAAACGAAAGAGCAAACAGACAGGATACAAAGTGCCTTCGAAGCAAAAAATCGTTGCTCTTGTCAACGATGCGCCCAAAAAAGTTTCTGATATCAAGGAAACCCTTGAACTCGGTCTCATAGAAGATCGAGAGAATCATGTAAATAGTAGTATTAATGAAAACTGTGAGACTCACGATGCTGGTGCTGGTGCATCAAACGAAACTCCCAATTCTAGCGCAGGTCGAAATATTACAG CACCCTCCCAGAACTATGTGTGCCCTCAACTGGAAGGGACAGTACCGAAACCTGGAAAGAGAATCCGAAAGATGGAGTCGCGAAAAAAGgtcaaaagaaaaggaaaaatgatcgatccgaagttgaagaagaaaaaaatccacgCAACATCGTCGCAGAGCCAGTCGATTGCGAATTTGTTGCCAGGCACGCTGATCTGGTCCGCGGGCAAAATAGTTCCTCTGGTAACCCCCATAACATCTTTAACGCCAAATATACTCGTGAGTGCCCAAGCTCAATCGTCAAACCCAATAATTTTGGGTAACGCACAGCAGAATCAAATGATCGTAATGCAATCGCTCACTAATCGCGTACAAAATTCAGTTTTGCCAGTACGCAATGAAACATTGATGAAGGCGGTCCAAAAAGTCACTCTGAACGGCGTATCTGGTGTTCAAACAAGTTTAGGAGTAAATTCGCGGGACTGGAGCATGAAAAACATAGTTGAAGCTTCGAAAGTTGCTGGCCGAAAGGTTATTTTACCGAAGGGCAAAGAAATCACAACGACAACGATGACGTACAAAGTTCCCATTCCAGCTATTCATCGAGAACCGGCGTTGACtaaattaatcgaaaattccGATAATCCGGGTTcgagaaaaactaaaaaaacagTCAAAGGCAAAAAAGTACAGAAAGTGCGGGAAAATCTCGATCCGGAAATCAAAGAAGTTCACAACCAAAATACAAGTCTGAATGAGGCAGGAAGCAGTCAAGAGGACATTGCCAAACTTCCGGAAGCGTCGAGCCCCGCTACGACGGGGAATTCGGTgattaacgaaaataagagaaaGACTACGGAAGAAGCATCCTCGTTGGAAAGTCCACAAttaaaaataccaaaaattACTAATTCCCCGGAGAATTCTAAATCGACAGAGGGCGTAACAATAGTTTGTGAGAAAGTGTGCAAGAACGCTGACGAATTTAGTgaaaagacgaagaaaaatgtcgaaGATCGTATTTCCGAAGACTTGAAAAAGCCTCAAAGTTCTCTGAACAAATCACTTGAGAATCAGGAAAATCCGGAGCTTCCAGAAACCGAAATCCAAAATATTTCACAGCCTGAAACATCTGACAcgagtaataaaaattccgCGGAAACGGAAAGTGTTTCAAAGATTTCTGAAGATCCAACGCTCGGCTGCGGGCCTTACGACCCGAAAGTTTCGAACGGATGGTCGACAAAgtctgatgaaaaaatacctaAAGAAACGGAGACTGCGAAGCCAGCTGCGGAAATTGGAAGAGCTTCGAAAAGATGCGCCGACATGGAAGCCCCTGAAACGACGGAACTTCCGGAAGTGAATAAGACTGCGATCGTCGAAATTGCTGTCGTGCctgagaaggagaaagaagagTGCGATCTTGGAACTCGTTTTGACAATCTTCTGCGAGCAACGGCGGACGCAGAACCGAAAGTGGACGAGAACAGTATCGTTGAGAGTACAAAGATCATTTTAAATCTCGATACGAACACGACAACGACGATGAAACCGGAAGTTTGTGGAGCTTCTATCGAAGCTCTGAGCACAAGCGTTTCAACGTCGGTATTGACGAACGCGGAGGAAGAAGGAATCGTCGAGGAGGCGAGAATGAACGACAATCGGGGGAAGGAAGATGCGTTGAAGTCGTTGAGTTACAATTCGGTGAATTCGTTCGTCCCAATTGGAAACAATCGCGCGGACGGTTTGCACTCCGATTTGTCCAACGATTTGTTCGCCTCCCTTCAGGTCCCCTCGAGTTCTCACAATCCCGAGTCAATATCGCCAACGGCAGCATTCTTAATGGCGTTCCCATTGGTCTCTTCGTTAAACGGTAAAACAGAAGTGCTCGAGGAAGAGATGAAAGAAGATTTGAAGTACCACAGCCAAACGCCGCCGATGCTTTTGCAGATCGGTGCCATAGAACCGAACAGTTTTAAAGTGAAGAACGATTCTCCTCCAACGTCGACGATTCCTGTCGACAAAAGCATCCAAGAACCGATCAAAACTAACAACAGATCTAACGAAGTACCAAAAACCTTGCCGAAAATAGTGACGAACGAGACGCTCAAGGAGCCGTTGTACAAGGTCGTACAATATCCCGAGCCGACTCTGGTCGCAAGTGAAAATTTCGTAACGCTGCCGAGCGTCGTTAGACCGAGCGAGAGCGTCAGTACGACGAACGCTGAAATTCAGTCGACAACGATCGGCGAGAATTCTCGCGCAGTCACGAACCCCATGGCCCCGGATTCGACGCTGGCGAGTCAGCCTTCAGGGAAATGTGGGAATTCCGTTCGGAAATGTGACAACGAAACGGATAACGTTCCTCTCGTATCGAAGTACGAAGAGACGAATCCCAATCGAACAATCGTTTCTTCGAACTGCACGAGCGATTCGTCAAAGTACGAGTCGAACGCTCGTTATCCGACGATTCCAGACTACGTACCGATTTATACAAATTTCACAAGCTCGTCGCAGCAGCAATCACGTCCGAATTATGGAACGTTGAAAACCGCGACGATGAACACCGCAGAGATAGCGACGACGATTTCAGGCCTCGATACAGCGATGTCTTATCCGTCGATAATGCGATCGCAGGCCGTTCAAAGCGCCTACGTAGCTCACACGACTGGGAAAGAGGTCGTGCAATCGATGTACGCGAACCGGCGAAAGGAGCCGGTCGTAAACCCAACGGAACCGATCACTTCTTACGTCGCATTTCCATCGGTATCGCAGAGTTTGCAGCACGATTATTTGCCGAGAAGCAAAGAGACTTATCAGAGTTACGACATTCACGGGAAAGATAATCGAGGATTCCAGGGCTATCCGGAGGGGACGACGAAGAGTTCAACGATCCAGGAGACCGGCGGGAGCCAACAGGACCGAACTTACGTCACCTCGCGGGCCAACGAAAACGTTAAAGTCAAGGAAACTTTGAACGTTTTCCAAAGCTATCCGAGCGCCGTATCGCAAAGCACGAAGGAAACGACGAGCCACCGCGGAAACGCGGAAAATTCGAGCAGACTGACTTCCCGAGATGTTGCTCAACGCGAGGAAACCTTGACGCGCTTGAACAAtgggaaaatcgataatttctTACAAACCAGTAGCTATTTGACTTTTCCGAAAGATCCCAAAAGCAATTCTGTCATCGGGGACGCGATGTTTCAGCAAGCGAAGCGACACGAATCTCAGAATTACGTTCCTTACAGCAAAGAGACGAAGAAAGCGATTTACGATAATTCCTCCAACTCTGCGTTGCCGCAGACCACCAAATCGCAGTTGCTTGCGAATTCGACGATTCCGCGTTATGGCTCGAACCAACTGAACTCGGAGCAGCAACAGACTTGCGTCGCTACTTCTAATTACGTCCAGAGCACGAGCGTTTCCGATAATGCGATGAAATCAACGACAACCGTTGCTCACAATTCTTCGAACTTCAGTATTCTCTCGTGGACCACATTTTCGCCACTCGGGGGCGCTAGCGTCAACAACGCAAACGGAAATAACAGCAGCAACCCGAGTCACGTGCATTACGAAACTGGCAGCGACCACGTGGAGCAGGCTGAAGCAAAAACTTCTTGTGAAAACTACTCTTACGCTTCAGTCCACAAAGAATCTTACGGAAACATGCTGCCGAGCGAAGGATTCAGCGGGGAATCATCGCTCATTGATAAATCCcgagaaaaattgatgagcGAGAGTCTGAAGCCTCAAATATTCGAAGATTCCTCCAAAGCTAAAGTGTCTCAGGCCATCGTGACCGAGCACAAAATCGTTCGTTCTCACAATCAGAACGGAAACACCACGACGGATTATAAATACGTTGGAGAGACAAAAAACAAGCAGAACAAATATCCGATGGGTTCCGCTTACACGCAAACGGAATTTCCGAGCTTGGAACAGCAGCCAAGTGCCAAGGGGGCTCAGCCTGTTGTCGGTGGAAAGCTAGAAAAGTCGAATTATCCGATGCCCACGTACGACTCGCAGActaatttcgatatttccgaAACGAACGTGGCGATAAAGTGCAACAGCGAGATTTATAACTCGAGCAATTACAAGTACATGGATGAGAAGGATAcgaatttgcaattgaaaTATCAGCCTCATGCGCAGAGCCAGGCAACGATTTTGCACCACGACGCTGCCACTTACAACGGTGTCAAACACCTCAGTCAACAACAGCAACACTctcaacagcaacagcagcagcagcagcaacagcaacagcagcaacaacagccgATATCAAAACAGAGCAAAACTATCGAACAGCAActgcaacagcaacagcagcaacaacaacaacaacaacaacaacatcaacaacaacagcagcaacccGCAAGACCACCGGTTAACTGGATGATGACCCCGGAAATAAAGCACAGCACGAACATAGCCGATTTGATATTACCACCGATCGGCAAAGAGCTTGAATTCTGTCAGAACAACATTTTTACTCAAGCAACCTCTTACAATCAGACCCCCCCTAATCACCAATTCTACAATAATTATGAGGCAACTGTGACCGCCCCTCACGGCTTCCCAAATATATCAACGCTGCAAACGGATCCACGGAGAATTCCCGATGGTGGCTTTTATCCCGAGGAACAAGCCTTTTCTTGGTCTCCAACAAAAAATACTCAAATCGAACACAACGCGATGcaaaagtcgatcgatcaacaCGTCGTCGTTCCCTCGACTCTTCCGACTCTCGTTGGTGATCTGGCCCTCGGTACAAACATTTCGGAAAAGCAGAGTTTCCTCTTCGGCCAAATGGCCCCTCGTAACAAGGACATTGCGCAAGCCCCTCCGGTGAGCAAGGACAAAGATCACGTCGTCAGGGACTATCAGACGATGATAAATACTCAAAATCCTCAGCAAAGCGTTCAGGGCACATCGTTTTTGTCAGTGAGCCAACTGGTCGAACACGAAAAGGCCGAAAAATCGAATCAACAGCACAACCATCATTCCCACAACCACAATCATCACCAGCACCATCATCAGCACCAACAGCACCAACACAATCAACAACAACCTTCTGTTCCAACGAATCATCAGCCGCATACCCGAAAGCAACGCAAGAACACCAACGGCAGCCCTCGTACGACGGGCAAACGTCAAATCGACGCGAGAAAAACAACAGCGAGCGCGAACGTCGTCGATCAACTGCACCCACAGACTACCGCGGAGGAACAAAAATTATCAACTTCCCATACGTTCCCCGAGCAAACTTATCACCAGCATCatcaacaacagcaacagcacCAAAACAACAGCCAACAAAATCAAAAGTTTCAGCAAAACGATGTACACTGGCGAAACAGACAGTGCAAAAGCAACTACACCGCGGAGGCTCTCATTGGTGGAAACACGAGTGTTCAGGACAACAATAATCCTGAGAAGCAAATGCAAGCCTCGACCATAAAATCTTTCGCATCGGAATATCCTCAAAATAAATATCCAGCGGGTATCGGCACGACGGAAATGATAATGCCAACGATCAATTATCTCCCGAATCCGAGCGACGATCCAAACGCCTACGGCCAGAGCGtcaatcaaaatttcaatccaTCTTCCTACGCGTATTCACCAAATACCAATATTTATCCGACAACTAATTTCATAACGAGCATATCCAATACGCCGACCAGTTACATGATGCCGTTGCACGACAATCCGAGTGACTTCATCGAAGCCAACTCGTTTTTGTTGCCAAACGTAACCTCGACGACGAAAACAACGTTGAATCTCTCGTCCACGACTGTTTCCACCGTCACGAGTTCGAGGCTCGCCACTTCCTCGAGTTTGAGCGCTCCAACGAACTCGAAAAGTCAACAGCAGCATTACAGCACTACCAGCAGCCTCGTGAAGAATCAGAATTGCGAAAAACGCAATTCTTATACGACCACCGCAACGAAAAAAAGCAAACGGAAAACTGACAACGCGAGCATGCACAATTTGGAATTTCCAATCTCGTCGGTCGCTTCCCAAATCGATGACTACCATTCTcatcctcatcatcatcatcaccaccATCATCATTCACATCCGTCGAGTTTCCTCACACCTCCTCATGCTAATTCCCTCTATCAAAATCATTCCCACCCCAGTTCCGTTGGATTAATGACCAATTCTAATCGCATACCGAGAGCTACTACTTTGAGCAATAATCCTCCTCTTGGACACCATCATCCGTCGGGAACTAGTCTCACTAATTTTAATCTCAGCACCATCTTTCCTGAAATCAACGACAAG GTATCCGGATACAAGCCTCCGAACGTAATTCCCTCTGGATTGTCCCAAGCATCGAATCATCCTACTGTGACGTATCCTCAGCGTGGAAACTACGCAGTAAATAACACGCTTGGCCACATACCTCAG GAAACGACTCAATTTACTAGTGACTTGCCAACTGCTCCACCACCAGGTGTACTCCATTACAAAAATACCTGA